One region of Halomicrobium sp. LC1Hm genomic DNA includes:
- a CDS encoding AbrB/MazE/SpoVT family DNA-binding domain-containing protein, whose amino-acid sequence MDTDNDGEEQTTRITRKGQVTIPKALRTEFDLQEGDEVRWEKAEDGIRVRKATQSAGRGMLVDEDVPEEKRAEMAEEMEAEIREKRQSEWQP is encoded by the coding sequence ATGGATACCGACAACGACGGCGAAGAGCAGACGACACGGATCACCCGGAAAGGGCAGGTAACGATCCCGAAAGCGCTCCGTACGGAGTTCGATCTGCAGGAGGGTGATGAAGTTCGGTGGGAGAAGGCCGAGGACGGAATCCGGGTCAGAAAGGCAACGCAATCGGCGGGGCGCGGCATGCTCGTCGACGAGGACGTTCCCGAGGAAAAGCGTGCGGAGATGGCCGAAGAGATGGAAGCCGAAATCCGCGAGAAGCGCCAATCGGAGTGGCAGCCGTGA
- a CDS encoding ATP-binding protein, translating to MTLSRRSFGQTPTILAVGPPDSDALDPLSDLDRFAVRSVTERLTADQIDAGVVCVVAAESDRSSVDPRAVSTVDGVPWITVSETYDADEAAATAAAGGIYLPRSTISRASFVETVRDVARRGEAHSVARLRTDAFEQLLDAHDGSLFVKNRAGQYVAAAGDGDLDPELLYGRTDAALASERDGAAKVSERAHDRTQSVLDTGEPIVGAVEQHDTGESARWIERTILPWTDGAGELRGVVGWARDVSEWERERREMQRRIAQLERFTDFVTHDLRSPLQVADGYLELARAGDQAALDRVENANRRMQELISDFETLVGGAHDGDPHYTRLADMAREVWEVVARGSSTLRIDLPDETIVNAERSALRPILENLFTNAIDHGGSDVTVWLGALADGFYVADDGPGIPEAERAKVFEAGFTTAEDGTGTGLAIVADAADRLNWEVGVEASRAGGAKIALRNCMMATDPSRHAPADATYDLTDARDVGSVALAGSVSEDGDEWVVTGGGGDGERAGFYYVYTSVAGPISVRARLADFEAAGHDSEAGLTVRDDAGDGAPYGSVGRTPDDEVETCWRQTRSATPISQRLGSGVADARWVRLDRIGDTLTCYVSRDGRGWRTIDQRPLSLSDPITLGLAVHSGAARDRATAAFDNVSIRRIDPDEW from the coding sequence ATGACGCTCTCCCGTCGGTCGTTCGGACAGACGCCGACGATCCTCGCCGTCGGACCACCCGACTCCGACGCCCTGGACCCGCTGAGCGATCTCGATCGGTTCGCCGTTCGCTCGGTCACAGAGCGGCTCACGGCCGACCAGATCGACGCCGGTGTCGTCTGCGTGGTCGCCGCCGAATCCGATCGTTCGAGCGTCGACCCCAGAGCGGTCTCGACCGTCGACGGCGTCCCCTGGATCACCGTCTCCGAGACCTACGACGCCGACGAGGCGGCCGCGACCGCTGCCGCGGGCGGTATCTATCTCCCCCGCTCGACGATCTCTCGTGCGTCGTTCGTCGAGACGGTCCGGGACGTGGCCCGCCGAGGGGAAGCTCACTCTGTGGCTCGGCTCCGGACAGACGCCTTCGAGCAGTTGCTCGACGCTCACGACGGATCGCTCTTCGTCAAGAACCGCGCCGGACAGTACGTCGCGGCCGCTGGCGACGGCGACCTGGACCCGGAGCTGCTGTACGGCCGCACCGACGCGGCCCTCGCGAGCGAGCGCGACGGTGCGGCGAAGGTCTCCGAGCGCGCCCACGACCGAACGCAGTCGGTCCTCGACACCGGGGAACCGATCGTCGGAGCCGTCGAACAACACGACACCGGCGAGTCCGCCCGCTGGATCGAGCGCACGATCCTCCCGTGGACGGACGGGGCGGGCGAACTGCGCGGCGTCGTGGGCTGGGCGCGCGACGTGTCCGAGTGGGAGCGCGAGCGCCGGGAGATGCAGCGCCGGATCGCCCAGCTCGAACGCTTCACCGACTTCGTGACCCACGACCTGCGGTCGCCCCTCCAGGTCGCCGACGGCTATCTCGAACTGGCCCGAGCGGGCGACCAGGCGGCCCTCGACCGCGTGGAGAACGCCAACCGCCGGATGCAGGAACTCATCAGCGACTTCGAGACCCTGGTCGGGGGCGCACACGACGGCGACCCACACTACACGCGGCTGGCCGACATGGCCCGAGAAGTGTGGGAAGTCGTCGCACGGGGGTCGTCGACGCTGCGGATCGATCTCCCCGACGAGACGATCGTCAACGCCGAACGGTCCGCGCTGCGTCCGATCCTGGAGAACCTCTTCACTAACGCGATCGATCACGGGGGGTCGGACGTGACCGTCTGGCTGGGTGCGCTGGCGGACGGCTTCTACGTGGCAGACGACGGTCCCGGTATCCCGGAGGCAGAGCGCGCCAAGGTGTTCGAAGCCGGTTTCACGACGGCCGAGGACGGGACGGGAACGGGGCTGGCGATCGTCGCCGACGCCGCCGACCGACTGAACTGGGAGGTAGGCGTCGAGGCCAGTCGAGCCGGCGGCGCGAAGATCGCACTCCGGAACTGCATGATGGCGACCGATCCGTCACGCCACGCGCCGGCCGACGCGACCTACGATCTCACGGACGCTCGCGACGTTGGCAGCGTGGCCCTCGCGGGGAGCGTGAGCGAGGACGGCGACGAGTGGGTCGTGACCGGTGGCGGTGGCGACGGCGAGCGCGCGGGGTTCTACTACGTCTACACGAGCGTCGCCGGACCGATCAGCGTCCGCGCCCGCCTCGCCGACTTCGAAGCGGCCGGACACGACAGCGAGGCCGGACTGACCGTCAGGGACGACGCCGGTGACGGCGCGCCGTACGGCTCCGTCGGCCGAACGCCGGACGACGAAGTGGAGACCTGCTGGCGACAGACGCGGAGTGCGACGCCGATCAGCCAGCGCCTCGGATCGGGCGTGGCAGACGCTCGCTGGGTCCGTCTGGATCGCATCGGCGACACCCTCACCTGTTACGTCTCCCGCGACGGCCGGGGCTGGCGGACGATCGACCAGCGCCCGCTCTCGTTGTCCGACCCGATCACGCTGGGGCTGGCGGTCCACAGCGGGGCCGCTCGGGATCGGGCGACGGCAGCGTTCGACAACGTCTCGATCCGCCGGATCGATCCCGACGAGTGGTGA
- a CDS encoding PAS domain-containing protein: MTYLRRYLDGEPTVLVVGFDDPPQVARVVPEYELAFVADREAALAALDEGGVVCVLARDSLPDGTGDDLATDVFEVTDDVSVLIAPTAGGADRAGAVGLTGARYVPPSASRGQFATALASGAESGERRRSESLLADAFEQLLSTRSETIYVKDADGRYLAVSNADERDRSLLGNTDAQLAREGDADAPLLERRHRDALTVAESGEPILGAVERFGQGEGAAWLERTIYPWRVDGSIVGVVGIERSVTERHETRAALQTRIDRLERFTSYVSQELRSPLQVVDAYLDLAWDGDEVALDRLAEATDRMAELVDALERLVDGQQVDIERTQTARIAAIARDVWTVVGDRRGSLSVALSDDAVVNAPESTIRPLLEAFFETAVAANDLPDDGRESRSVEVHLGPLDDGFYVENAHADAAGDDPEPVSPGVRSTVEAQGWTLGLSRTDGVARYEVRNCMLVSQPPQVSELRGERTLDGSATVGSDQFEGRVAVDGDRWTLSSGRSSHEGQRSEFAYATVDGPVEMTARLRRLDEGGPDGTAGLTIRSSLSTDAVSGSVGRTAGGGTEVRWQTAATTAETSQRLDAVVGQHDWFRLTFDGDRVTVSVSVDGRSWQPVDQRTLALPGRAYVGLIVSDTASQRRCTAAFDDVSVRVADDGR; the protein is encoded by the coding sequence GTGACCTATCTGCGGCGATACCTCGACGGCGAGCCGACCGTCCTCGTCGTCGGGTTCGACGACCCGCCACAGGTGGCCCGAGTGGTCCCGGAATACGAACTGGCGTTCGTGGCCGACCGCGAGGCGGCGCTCGCGGCGCTCGACGAGGGGGGCGTCGTCTGCGTGCTCGCGCGCGACTCGCTCCCCGACGGGACCGGCGACGATCTCGCGACCGACGTGTTCGAGGTCACCGACGACGTTTCCGTCCTGATCGCCCCCACGGCCGGCGGGGCCGACCGCGCCGGTGCGGTCGGTCTCACTGGTGCCCGCTACGTCCCGCCGTCGGCTTCTCGGGGCCAGTTCGCGACGGCACTGGCCAGTGGTGCCGAGTCGGGCGAGCGCAGGCGAAGCGAGTCGCTGCTGGCGGACGCGTTCGAGCAACTGCTCTCGACACGGAGCGAGACGATCTACGTCAAGGACGCGGACGGACGTTACCTCGCCGTCTCGAACGCCGACGAGCGCGATCGCTCGCTGTTGGGCAACACCGACGCACAGCTGGCACGCGAAGGCGACGCCGACGCGCCGCTGCTCGAACGCCGTCATCGGGATGCGCTCACGGTCGCCGAGAGCGGCGAACCGATCCTCGGAGCCGTCGAGCGGTTCGGTCAGGGCGAGGGAGCCGCCTGGCTCGAACGGACGATCTACCCCTGGCGGGTGGACGGTTCGATCGTCGGTGTCGTCGGCATCGAACGGTCGGTCACGGAGCGCCACGAGACCCGAGCCGCGCTGCAGACCCGGATCGACCGGCTGGAACGGTTCACCAGCTACGTCAGTCAGGAACTGCGGTCGCCGCTGCAGGTCGTCGACGCCTATCTCGACCTCGCCTGGGACGGCGACGAGGTCGCCCTCGACCGTCTGGCGGAGGCAACAGACCGGATGGCCGAACTCGTCGACGCCCTCGAACGACTCGTCGACGGTCAGCAGGTCGACATCGAGCGCACGCAGACGGCCCGGATCGCGGCGATCGCTCGGGACGTGTGGACGGTCGTGGGCGATCGCCGAGGGTCGCTGTCGGTGGCGCTCTCGGACGACGCTGTCGTCAACGCGCCCGAATCGACGATCAGGCCGCTCCTCGAAGCGTTCTTCGAGACGGCCGTCGCCGCGAACGACCTCCCCGACGACGGCCGGGAGAGCCGGTCCGTCGAGGTGCATCTGGGACCGCTCGACGACGGCTTCTACGTCGAAAACGCCCACGCCGACGCCGCTGGCGACGACCCCGAGCCGGTGTCGCCGGGCGTCCGGTCGACGGTCGAAGCACAGGGGTGGACGCTCGGGCTCTCTCGCACAGACGGCGTCGCGCGCTACGAGGTCCGCAACTGTATGCTGGTCTCCCAGCCTCCCCAGGTCTCCGAACTGCGCGGGGAGCGCACGCTCGACGGCTCGGCCACCGTCGGGAGCGACCAGTTCGAGGGCCGTGTCGCCGTCGACGGCGACCGCTGGACCCTCTCCAGCGGGCGCAGTTCCCACGAGGGACAGCGAAGCGAGTTCGCGTACGCGACCGTCGACGGACCGGTCGAGATGACGGCTCGGCTCCGTCGGCTGGACGAGGGCGGTCCGGACGGCACCGCCGGCCTCACGATCCGGTCGTCGCTGTCGACGGACGCTGTCTCTGGTTCCGTCGGGCGGACGGCCGGTGGAGGAACCGAAGTCCGCTGGCAGACGGCGGCGACCACGGCCGAAACGAGCCAGCGATTGGACGCGGTCGTCGGGCAGCACGACTGGTTTCGCCTCACCTTCGACGGCGACCGGGTGACGGTCTCGGTGTCGGTCGACGGCCGGTCCTGGCAGCCGGTCGACCAGCGCACGCTCGCACTGCCCGGACGGGCGTACGTCGGACTGATCGTCTCGGACACTGCGTCCCAGCGTCGCTGTACTGCGGCGTTCGACGACGTCTCGGTGCGAGTGGCCGACGACGGGCGCTGA
- a CDS encoding UPF0179 family protein: protein MTTVTLIGSRLATAGEEFVYRGEASGCDGCPYRDQCLNLTEGVRYRITDVRESGQVLDCAVHDSGVKAVEVEPAPIKANVSAKGAYAGSSATLEGPCPYTGCPSHEYCEPAGASFDEEYRIDEIVGDPPHDYCGLDRDLTLVELAPPEERSGR from the coding sequence ATGACTACCGTGACGCTGATCGGCTCCCGCCTCGCGACGGCCGGCGAGGAGTTCGTCTATCGCGGCGAGGCCAGCGGCTGTGACGGCTGTCCCTATCGCGACCAGTGCCTCAACCTCACCGAAGGCGTGCGCTACCGGATCACGGACGTTCGCGAGTCGGGACAGGTCCTCGACTGTGCCGTCCACGACAGCGGCGTCAAGGCCGTTGAGGTCGAACCCGCACCGATCAAAGCCAACGTCAGCGCGAAAGGGGCCTACGCCGGAAGTAGCGCCACGCTGGAGGGGCCGTGTCCATACACCGGCTGTCCGAGCCACGAGTACTGCGAGCCGGCGGGAGCGTCCTTCGACGAGGAGTACCGCATCGACGAGATCGTCGGCGATCCCCCCCACGACTACTGCGGACTGGATCGCGACCTCACGCTCGTCGAGCTGGCACCGCCCGAAGAGCGCAGCGGCCGCTGA
- a CDS encoding succinylglutamate desuccinylase/aspartoacylase family protein gives MYVEQLGDGDPEVAVVGGIHGDEPCGVHAVETLLEASPTVERPVAFVIANEAAIERGQRYVDTDLNRSFPGSPDGSREERLAARLVEEIGDCTTLALHSTRSYGGMFALVDTIDDLARSVCPRLPIDAVIETDGSNEGRIFDGIPATIEVECGYQGSEQAADNAVVLTRAFLQAVGVLPAASRTEHRDVPVYELGDPIPKAMGEIYEVYADNFEEVGAGEAFAATDGDPLVADEPFHPVLLSPDGYEDVFGYTAERTGSLRSDD, from the coding sequence GTGTACGTCGAACAACTGGGCGACGGCGATCCCGAGGTCGCCGTCGTGGGTGGGATCCACGGTGACGAACCCTGCGGTGTCCACGCGGTCGAGACACTCCTCGAAGCGTCGCCGACCGTCGAGCGACCGGTCGCGTTCGTGATCGCCAACGAGGCGGCGATCGAGCGCGGCCAGCGCTACGTCGACACCGACCTGAACCGATCGTTCCCCGGCTCGCCGGACGGCTCCCGCGAGGAGCGACTGGCGGCCAGGCTGGTCGAGGAGATCGGGGACTGTACGACGCTGGCGCTGCACTCGACGCGGTCCTACGGCGGGATGTTCGCGCTCGTAGACACGATCGACGACCTCGCCCGGAGCGTCTGCCCGCGACTCCCGATCGACGCCGTGATCGAGACGGACGGCTCGAACGAGGGGCGGATCTTCGACGGGATTCCGGCGACGATCGAGGTCGAGTGTGGCTATCAGGGCTCCGAGCAGGCGGCCGACAACGCCGTCGTGCTGACGCGGGCCTTCCTCCAGGCGGTCGGTGTGCTGCCAGCGGCGTCACGCACCGAGCACAGAGACGTGCCGGTGTACGAACTCGGCGACCCGATCCCGAAGGCGATGGGCGAGATCTACGAGGTGTACGCGGACAACTTCGAGGAGGTCGGTGCCGGCGAGGCGTTCGCCGCCACCGACGGCGACCCCCTCGTCGCCGACGAGCCGTTCCACCCGGTGTTGCTCTCGCCGGACGGCTACGAGGACGTGTTCGGCTACACGGCCGAGCGGACCGGCAGCCTCCGGAGTGACGACTGA